TTGGAGAAATGACTCCATTAAATTGAATCTGCCCATCCATATTATAAATGGATATTTGAAGATGAGGAGATAAGTCTCTTAATTTGAAATATTGATCAGAAGGATTTGGGTATAATGAACCTTGAGTTTTAGAAGCATCGGTTTTGGGTATCGAGTTGGATAAACATTCTAAATGTAGTGTTCGTGTACTAACTGTTTGAGAACTATCTATACCGCCTACCAAAATCATATCACATCCAAAAGTGGCGATTCCTCGAAAATCCATGTTAATAGAATGAAATGATGTGGTGTCCCATGAGTCCGAATGCGGGTAGTAGGTAAGGATACGTCTATTGGGTTCCACCGGAATATTACCTGCATAGCCTATACCATTGTAATTATATGTATGGTTGGAGCCACCAATCCAACGGATGGAATTATTGTAAGAAGATACAGCCATTCTGTAGCCTTCTAAATCTTGATCGATAGTATCAAGCGACCAGGTGATTTGAGTAACGTTATTAGGGTTGATATAACCTTTTCGCACTTGAATTTGAATAGGGAAATTGTTTCCCATTTTGGCTCCACCAAAATAGTATATGGTATCACCTATAATTTCTCCTGAGGCACCAAAGGATTTATATAAATGGTTGTTGGGAACAGGTGTGCCAATAAGCCATGTGTCTAGTTGAGGATTATAAATTTGGACATTGGCAATATTTGCTGTGTTACTCCAGCCTGTGACTACAAATATCAGACTGTCTTTGTATACGGCCTGTACGTGATCATCAGTTGATTTAGGAAGTGGAGCTCCATTCGTTAAAAAAGTATCCGCTTTTGTATCGAATCGATGAACCAATGGGTGGGACTCTTCATGCCCATTTGGGAAAACATGATAACCACCAATAATGTAGATAATGTCGTTTATGGTACTTGCTGCGGATGCAATGCGTGTAGGTGAACTGGGTAAGTCTGGAAGGGTAGACCAACTATCATTTTGAACATCGTATTTGTAACATCTATTGTGAATTCCAGAGTGTACTTTAGATGTATCTATTCCTCCGAAAGTATAAACGTATTTCTGGTTGTTGACGATAGCTCCGCATACTGCATTATTACTAATTGCTTCCGGAAGTGGTGCTAATTCATAGAAATTATATTGTCCTGTGACATCTGCTGAAAAAATGGACAAGGTGAAAATGAATAGATATGTTTTGATTAAATAATGACCCATGATGCTAAAATAGGATAAAAAAAAGAGGCTAACCATCATGTGATAGTTAGCCTCTTGTAATGTTGTTATTGTTGTATTAAGCCATCATTAGAACTGGTTGTTCTAACATTGCTTTGAAAGTATTCAAGAATTCGGAACCCATTGCTCCGTCAACCACCCTGTGATCACAAGAAAGAGTTACGGTCATTCTATGTCCCGGTACGATTTGACCATTCTTTACAACTGGTTTTTCAATAATCCCTCCAATGGCCATAATTGCAGCATCAGGTGGATTGATAATCGCAGTGAAGGATTCAATTCCGTACATTCCCAGATTAGAAATAGAGAAAGTGTTTCCTTCCCATTCCTGAGGTTGAAGTTTTTTGTCTCTTGCTTTTCCTGCAAGTTCTTTTACTTCAGTTGAAATTTGCGGTAATGATTTAGTATCAGCAAATCTTACAACAGGAACTAAAAGTCCATCTTCTACAGCAACTGCTACACCAATATTCACATGCTCATTATAACGAATACTATCGCCTAACCACGAAGAATTAACTCCCGGGTGTTTTTTCAACGCTACAGCTGCAGCTTTAACCACAAAGTCGTTGAAAGAAACTTTTGTATCCTGAGCAGCATTTACAGCTTTTCTTGCCGCAATCACATTATCCATATCTACTTCAATTGTTAGATAGAAATGAGGCGCAGAGAATTTACTTTCTGATAATCTACGTGCAATGGTCTTACGCATTTGAGAAGTAGGAACTTCATTATAGGATTCTTGTCCGACAACTGTTGCAACAGACCCTTTATATGAGTTTGCACCAGGTGCACGATAATTATCAATATCTGCTTTTACGATACGTCCATTATCTCCAGAACCAGATACGGTATTTAAATCAATACCTCTTTCGTTTGCTAATTTTCTAGCTAAAGGAGAAGCTTTAAATTCACCATCATTCACGATAGGTTGAACGTTGTTTTTAGGAGCTTCGGCAGCTGGAGTAGCAATTGGAGCAGTAGCAGTTTCAGTTTTACTGTCAGCAACTACTTCTGTTTTTTCTTCTGCAGCACTAGGAAGAGTATCATTGTCAATTAATGATTGATATTCTTCTCCTTCTTCACCAAGAATTGCTAAGATGGAATCAACAGGTGCGGTTTTTCCTTTTTCAATACCGATATAAAGTAAAACACCGTCCTGGAAAGATTCGAATTCCATGGTTGCTTTATCTGTCTCGATATCTGCGATAAGGTCACCAGATTCTATTTTATCTCCTACTTTTTTATGCCATTCTGCAACAACACCCTCAGTCATGGTGTCACTTAACTTCGGCATTCTAATAATTTCCGCCATAGTAAAATAATTTAAAACTTATTATCCATCATATATGGATAATTGTCTTCAACATAAACATCTTCGTACAATTCAGAAGCTACCGGGTCCGGAGACTCCTCAGCAAATTTAACTGACTCTTCAACTGTAGCTTTTACACGGTCAGTAATTTCAGAAAGTTGTTCTTCTGTTATAAGTTTATTAGAAGTAAGTATGTCTTTAACAAACAAGATTGGATCTTGTTCTTTATACTGGTTTACCTCTTCTTTGGTTCTATATTTTTGTGGATCACTCATAGAGTGTCCTTTATAACGATAAGTTTTGATATCCAACAATACAGGCCCTTTTCCTGATCTGGCATGTTCAGCTGCCCATGCCATTGCATCATGAACTTCTGTTACTTTCATTCCATCAACAGACTTTGAAGGCATTTCGTAAGACGCTCCAATAACCGATAAATCTTTAACATTTGTGGTACGATCTACAGAAGTACCCATAGCGTAATTGTTATTTTCAATTACGAATACCACAGGAAGTTTCCAGTTCATCGCCATGTTGAAAGTCTCATGTAAGATTCCCTGACGAACTGCACCATCTCCCATAGATGTGATACAGATTTTTCCTGTGTTTTTGTATTGCTCTGCAAAAGCAATGCCTGCACCCATAGCGATTTGTGCGCCAACGATTCCATGACCTCCCATTAATCCGGTATCTTTATGGAACATGTGCATTGAACCACCTTTACCTTTAGACATTCCGGTTGTTTTACCATAAAGCTCGGCCATCATATATTTTGGGTGAACTCCAAGAGCAATTGGATGTGCGTGATCTCTATATGCTGTGATATGTTTATCTCCTTCTTGAGTTGCAGATACGGTTCCAGCTACAACAGCTTCCTGACCAATATAAAGGTGACAAAAACCGCCAAACTTTTGTTGAATATAAAGTTGTCCGGTTTTTTCTTCAATTTTACGCATAAGAAGCATGTCCTCGTACCACTTAAGATACTGCTCTTTCGTAAAAGGTAATTTAGTTGATTTACGTTTAGCCATCTGTATTCAAATTATCAGGGCGCAAATTTAATACAAAAGAAGTATTTAAAACTCTTCTTGAACAGATGGAATGCGATTAAAATAAAGAAATGAAAAAGACCTTATTTTATGCGGCCTACGTGAGGGGAAGAAAAGTAAAAAGGAATCAGGTTATTTACAGATTCGCTGACCCATATTTTTCCTTCATTTCCCATCATAATAACAGAAATAGGATTCGACTGTTTGCTTTCAAATTCTATCATAACCTGGCGGCAGGCACCACATGGAGTTACAGGATCTGTTACATTACCATGAATACTTTTAGCAACAATAGCGATTGATTTGATTTCCTGATCGGGGAAATTGGTGCCGGCAGAGAATAGCGCAACTCGTTCAGCACATAAGCCAGATGGGTACGCAATATTTTCCTGATTACTTCCAATAACAATGGTGCCATCGGATAACTCAACAGCAGCACCCACGCTAAATCCGGAATATGGTGAATAGGAAGAGACTAATGCTGCAGATGCTTTGGAAACAAGCAATTGCTGCTTATTAGATAATTCGTCCAAATGGTCAAATTCTTCAATCTCACTTATATGCTTGATTTTATTTCGCATTTAGGAATGTAGGTGCGTCTAATTTTTTCAGATTCTCCTTATAATTAAAAGGAGTCTGTAGAGCTTGAGGAGTCGCTATTACCTGATGATTTATTTTTGTTGAAGGCAAACGACATGGTGAATTGTAGCGTATTAGCCAATGGAGATTGTCCATAAGATACTTGACTACCAATATAGAAAGGAACCAAATAGGCAATGTCCATAGCGAATACATTGTATTTTAATCCAACTCCGAAGGATAAGTATTTTCTGTTCCCTTTTGTGTCATGTTCCGCAAAATATCCCATTCGGGCAGCAAATACTTTATTGTACCAATATTCCATACCGAAACCAAAGTACAACTCTCGAAGTTCTTCATTTAGTACACTTCCTGACTCGATTTCAGCCATTCCATCAGCATTTAAGATATAATTCCCGCTATTGTCTTTTAACGGTTCTCCCGGTGCATCAGACCAACTTGAGAATATAGCGTTTGCAGGAGATCTATTCGGGTCTTTTCCCGCAACAATTTGATTGGTAGAACCCACCTTTCCATAAATAGGAGGGGTAGGAACTAATAATTTATTCATATCGAAAACGATCGCAAAATCATTATAATCATCCAAGTGAATAGTTAAGCCACTACCAAACTTAAAGTTTTGAGGTAAAAAATCTTGTTGATTGATATCTGAATAGGCCATTTTATTTCCAATGTTGGAAATTCCCATTCCAAAAGTTAATGTAGCATCTTTATCTCCAACACTGATATCATCGTTTTGATAATAAGAGAAAATGTCTGAAGCGACAGCTAGCCCAGCTTTAGTATCTGCTCCACCAACGCTTTGACCACCTGTAAGGTTCGAATAAATAAATCGTAATGAAATACTCATGGAAAATCTTTCAGATAGTTTTCTAGAATAAGCACCATCTAATGCAAATTCATTAGGTTGATGCGAAATGGTTGGGTTTCCAAACTCATCCGTAAATTGAATTTCTCCCAAAGTAAAGTATCTTAATGACCCACCAATGGCAGACATTTTATCGATTTTTTTAACACCCGTTAAATAGGATAAACTAATTCCAGGAACCAGAGTGGATAACCATGGGGTATATGAAAGACCTAAAACGGCATCTTCTTCTATGAAAGAAAGTTTCGCTGGATTGTGGTAATTGTCGTATACATCAGGACTTGTTGCTGCTCCGGCCGAACCTAAAGCTCCATGTCTAGCATCAGGGTTGATGGTTAAAAATGGTACAGCTGTAGTAATTGGATTTTGTCTTTGATCTTGCCCAAATGTTTCAACTGAATAGCAACTGATTAGTACAGCTGATAGAATAAAAACTATTTTTTTCGAATTCATTATATAGATAATATATAGTCTGGCAAATATAGAGAGATAAACGACACTTTTTAAAGGATGTTATTATAGAATGACAATTTTTTCGAATTTTTCGACTGTTTGGCCAAAACTATTGGTAACCTTTACCTTATAAACATAGGTGCCTTTACCTATTCTGTCTCCGTATTCATCTCTACCATCCCAGTTAATAGGACCAACTCTATAGCTGTCACCTTGCTCAATGTGGTCAATGGTCTTAACCAGCTTTCCACTAATTGTGAAAATCTGAATACGTACATCCAGTTGTTGACCTAATGCATTGTGATCAAAATAAAAGTCAGTATTGGTAGTAAATGGATTTGGATAATTTAGAACGTGATCAATATTAAAGGTTGCCGATTTACTTACATAAAATTCAATTTCGGCTTCACTGGAATTATTATAAACGTCCCAAACTTTTAATCTTAGTGTATGTTTACCTTCTGATAAGTTATTTAGATTATAAGATATGGTGCCTCTTTGATAGGAGTTGAGATCGGACTCATAATAATCATTTAAGATTAGAGAGTTAGCCGTATTGTTATCAATAATCGCAACGATATCGTGTCCAATTCCATTCCCTACAGTATTAATTCCGTTTTCATCGAATACTTTGGCATAAATCATTGGATTTTCATCTGTCATACCTCCCATAACAAAAGACTCATCATTCATCCACAAGTTGATAGTCGGTCCCACTTTATCTGCGTCAGGATTTCCATCTCTACCACCAATTTGGAAAGTCTCATCACTCCCAGTGGCATCAGTAATGCCATTTTCAGCATAATAACTAATTTTTCCGGCACCATATTTAAAATCTATGTCTTTTGGTACGATGAAAGAGAACTCGAAGTTTCCGTTTTTTACAGATGCTTTTCCATTAAACAGCGCATTGTTTTGCGTTTCGAATACCATAACCCCATGTCCATCATTGTTTAATGTGGACTGTTTTTTTCTTTGGCTGTAAATAGTTGGATAAACCACACCATTAAAATTTTCCAGTTTTTGCCCGAACTGGTCTGTAACAATACCTGAAATGGTCACTTTTTGGAGTGATTTAATGGTGTCAGGAACCGAAGTGGATTGAACCACATGTTCAGGATATGACATTTGAGCCGCAGGATCTCCCAGTAAAGAGAAGTTTCTGTAATTAATATTTGATCCTCCAACTTTTGAAATTCTTAGAAGATCTCCTAACCGTGGCCATTCCCCATCTACTTTTTCAAAAGCCACCGCAAAGAATTTTTGCGTTAATTCAAAATTTGGAGAAGAATAAACCAGTCTGGTGGTGGTTAATAAGCCCATAGCTGCACCTTCTGGGTTTAATAACGTGAACTCTCCGGCTGATGTTCTCTCCGGGTCATCGAATCGACTAAACTCACACGTAGCGGTAACATATAATGCTAAGGCGTCTAGATTTTGATAACCTTTGATTTGAGTTAGTCCCAGAATTCGCTCGTGTGCGAGACCCAATTCTCCACCATGTCCCACATAATTGATGATTTTACTACCTTTCTCGGTAGCTTTATCAATGGCAATATTGACATCCGGGTAAGTACTTCCTCCGGCATTACTGACTTGTTGATATGCATCCAGATAGATTTTATTAATGTTATAATTAGGATATGTGGTATCAATCTTTGTGGCCAGAAAGTCGGATTGTTTCATATGAACGTTTCCATCTTCATCATCTCCTATAAAAGTGAGACGATTTCTCCAGGGACGCATGCAAGATGGACTAGACATATAATGGATGGTCTTATTGATTACATCCTGCGCCTGGGTAGTATTGTTAACCATGATACGACCAATACCAATATCCAAAGTAGAGGAGAGCTGATCACTTTCATTATCATCTAAAAAACCGACATAGTCATCACTTACATAGGATCCTAATGGGGAATGAGAGTTCCAGGATTGATATGCAGGTACAAAGTTGGTATTACCCGGAAGGCGATTTTTATAGTCATAAGAAGCATCTCCCAGAAGCAAAACATACTTCAACATTTTTGATGGATCATTTCCTGCTCGGTCATAAAGCATTTTATTAAACGATTTGATAGCAGTAATGTCCTGACTTCCAGAAGAAAACTCATTGTAAAGTTGCTGTGTAGTCACTACCACCGTGTTTAGATTACTATTGTTTCTATGAAAATTTGCAAGTTGGTTCGCCTGACTAATAAAATCTGGGTGTGTTACAATAACATAATCTGCAGATTGGATACTGTGAAGGTCTTGGTTGGCCACTTTACCAAAGTTCTTAACTTTCAAAAAGTTTGAATTACTAAAGGCTACAAATTCATTGATTTGTCCACCAGAGGCCTTAAAGCTATTTGCGGTAACAGTCACCTCATTGACTTCCGTTGGTTTTGTTACATTCCAAATGCGATGGCCATTCAATCCGGTCATATTATACTGGATAATATTCGCGCTTTGGGATTGAATATTTCTAAAAGGCATTTGATTTCCGACCATAGTTAACTGACGGTCACAGATGATTTCAATATAATCCAGCCACCCATTTGCAGAGGTACTTTGATCGCTAAATTGAATTCGAACATCAAAATTGTCAGATGGAACATTAAAATTATTTCTACCAGCTACAATAGCAGCATAGTCCGCATAATAACCACCAGATACTCCCGGATGAGAAATATTCAGAATATTTGTCCCGCCTACACTAAAAGCGAAAGTAGATGCACGTCCAATAACACGAAAGGCCATATTAGATTTGATTTCAGCAGTAGATCCGATAGCGTTTGGAAATGAAAAACTAAAAGATTGATCCTTATTAAATGCGAAAGCTTCACCATACCAGTTACGTCCAGATTTAACAAAGTTGAGTAAGTCAACCTCATGATATTGAAAATCTGTAAATGAATTTACAGTTAAATCAGGAGAAGCAGTAACATTTTGCTTTGCGATTCTTTTCGGTTGTCCAATTTCATAATCTCGAGTGATAAAATAATATGTGGTATCAGAGAATAAATGAACTACGTGATTGAAACGATTATTTACATATTTCCAACGGTGTGGATCTTGTCCGTAAAAAAGGATGTAATCGCCTGAATTGATAATACCATCGCCACCATCAACCACTTCGATGGCGTTTTCTTCTAAATCATCTAATCTGGGTTTTGAATTATTAAAAGGTAAGTGTCCTCCACCATTTCCAAAAACTCGTATTTGATCAGATTTTAAATCAGTAACATTAATCCCCAGAGATTGTAACTCACTATACGTGATTTGATATATACCATCTTGAGTAACACCAACTTTCACCCAATCACCGTACCTCAACACAGAATTAACTTTAAAGTTCATTTGAGCCGCTGTGCTGCTTCTTTCATTTGTTGGAGTAATATCATAAGAAAATGAAGTGACTTTATAAATTTCACCAGTAGCCGGATTCTTATAAAGCGGATTGAATGAAATGGTTACAATAGGTTTCTTACGATACCACGTTACCTGAGATTTAGATTCTACTTTATAAGGAATATTTTTATTTAGTAGTGCAGATTGTTCTTCAAAAGAAAGAGGTTCGGATGATTCTATATTAATATTTACTTGAGCATTATTCGCAGAAGAAGGTAAAAAAATGGTTTTAGAAAATAGAGGTAATGAATCGTAGGGGAAGTTGAAAGTTGCATGGTCAAATTGTAATAAAGTGATATCAGATTCATCAAAATCTTTAAAAGTTATTGGGTTTAACCAATTGATATCTACTCGTTTATTTAAAGATCTATCGATGGTGGACAACTGTCCAAATGCACTTGCAGCCACGAAAAGAATAAGGAAATTGAGCAATATTTTTCTCATCTTATAGTTTATTTTGTCTTTAAATTAATTATCACAATTTAATATGTGGTCTGAAAACGAAAGTATAGTTTAAATATTGCCAAAGATCAATTTGAGCTGAAATTCTGGTTTCACAAGTAAAAATAATTCGCTATACTTGCCACGTGCAACACAAAATAGATATGCTTAAAAATAAAACACTCCACATCACTTTGGCGTTATTGCTGGTGTTTGGACTTGTGTCGAGGTCTTTCGCGCAGGATCCTCAGTTTTCGCAATTTTATGCTAATCCGTTGTACACAAACCCTGCTTTTGCAGGTTCTGAGATTTGTCCACGTGTTGTCTTAAACTATCGTAATCAGTGGCCAAAGTTACCAGGTGGATTTACAACTTATAGTCTTTCAGCCGACCAATATGTTGATTTTTTAAAGGGTGGATTAGGTTTGCAGATTTATCAGGATAATGCAGGAAATAATACAATCAAGACATTCAATGTTTCGTTATCCTATGCTTATACTTTAGAAATCAATAGAGATTTATCTTTGAAATTTGGAGCCCAGGGAGCGTATTGGCAAAAATCTTTGGAATGGGATCAATTGACTTTTGGAGATATGATTGATCCAAGATATGGCTTTGTATATTCTACAAATGAACCTTTTGGAGATGAAAGTGTGAATGCTCCTGATTTTTCTGCGGGAATGTTATTATATAGCCATGATTGGTTTATTGGTGGTTCTGTACATCACCTGGCACAGCCGGTAGAGAGTTTCTTTGGATTGAATGATGCAGTATTATATAGAAAGTACACTTTTCAAGCTGGAGCAACTTTTGCTATAGACAAAAGACACCCGGATGAAGGGTCTATTTCTCCTAATGTAATTTATATGCAGCAAGGAGAATCTCAGCAATTCAATATGGGTATGTATGGACGAATGAGTGTCTTTACAGTTGGATTCTGGTATCGATTTAATACATTGAATAGTGATGCAATGATTATATTGGTAGGATTACAAAATGACGATTTTAAATTTGGATATAGTTACGATATAACAGTTTCGAAATTAAATAATTCTACAGGTGGCGCACATGAGTTGTCGCTAGGATTAAAACTTAAATGTCACAAGAAAAAACGTAGACTTCGTAAGCTGCCATGTCCAACTTGGTAGTGAAAATTAAAATATTAATTTTACAACTGCGTTATAGCGTACTAAAACAAGCATGATGAAAAAGACAATATTAGCTTTAACTGCTGTTTCTTTGATAATGGCTTCTTGTAATTATGAGCAATCTGCGGTTACAGGATGGGATTATGATAACAAAGAAAATGGTGATTTTCAGAAGGCTCCGTTTGTAGAGCAAGAAACCGGTCCTAATTTAGTGTTAATCGAAGGTGGTACCTTTACTATGGGTAGGGTAACCGATGATGTAATGCGCAATTGGGAAAATACACCAAGACGTGTTTCTGTTTCTTCTTTTTATATTGACGAAACCGAGGTTCGTAATCTGGACTGGTTAGAATATATGTACTGGGTAAAGAGAATTTATCAGGATGATTATCCGGAAGTTTACGAAGCGTCTTTACCAGATACTTTAGTATGGCGTGATAAGTTGGCTTATAACGAGCCTTACGTAGATTATTATTTACGTCACCCGGCTACCAGAGATTATCCGGTTGTTGGTGTAAGTTGGAAACAAGCAACTGAATTTTGTGCATGGAGAACTGATCGTGTGAATGAGCAAATCATGATTCGCGAAGGTTTTTACAATCACAATCCAAATCAAGTTTCTGATGATAACTTTAATACTGATGCGTATTTATATGGACAGTATGAAGGAGATAAGAATACTGATGGGGTAGATTGGGATGGTCCGAATAGTCCGGGATACAGAAATGTAAAAATGGAAGATGGTATTTTATTACCAAAATACAGACTTC
This genomic interval from bacterium SCSIO 12643 contains the following:
- a CDS encoding T9SS type A sorting domain-containing protein, with product MGHYLIKTYLFIFTLSIFSADVTGQYNFYELAPLPEAISNNAVCGAIVNNQKYVYTFGGIDTSKVHSGIHNRCYKYDVQNDSWSTLPDLPSSPTRIASAASTINDIIYIIGGYHVFPNGHEESHPLVHRFDTKADTFLTNGAPLPKSTDDHVQAVYKDSLIFVVTGWSNTANIANVQIYNPQLDTWLIGTPVPNNHLYKSFGASGEIIGDTIYYFGGAKMGNNFPIQIQVRKGYINPNNVTQITWSLDTIDQDLEGYRMAVSSYNNSIRWIGGSNHTYNYNGIGYAGNIPVEPNRRILTYYPHSDSWDTTSFHSINMDFRGIATFGCDMILVGGIDSSQTVSTRTLHLECLSNSIPKTDASKTQGSLYPNPSDQYFKLRDLSPHLQISIYNMDGQIQFNGVISPNENIRVSHLPSGLYIVAITSEENTHIEKLIIQHKKSD
- a CDS encoding pyruvate dehydrogenase complex dihydrolipoamide acetyltransferase, whose protein sequence is MAEIIRMPKLSDTMTEGVVAEWHKKVGDKIESGDLIADIETDKATMEFESFQDGVLLYIGIEKGKTAPVDSILAILGEEGEEYQSLIDNDTLPSAAEEKTEVVADSKTETATAPIATPAAEAPKNNVQPIVNDGEFKASPLARKLANERGIDLNTVSGSGDNGRIVKADIDNYRAPGANSYKGSVATVVGQESYNEVPTSQMRKTIARRLSESKFSAPHFYLTIEVDMDNVIAARKAVNAAQDTKVSFNDFVVKAAAVALKKHPGVNSSWLGDSIRYNEHVNIGVAVAVEDGLLVPVVRFADTKSLPQISTEVKELAGKARDKKLQPQEWEGNTFSISNLGMYGIESFTAIINPPDAAIMAIGGIIEKPVVKNGQIVPGHRMTVTLSCDHRVVDGAMGSEFLNTFKAMLEQPVLMMA
- the pdhA gene encoding pyruvate dehydrogenase (acetyl-transferring) E1 component subunit alpha, encoding MAKRKSTKLPFTKEQYLKWYEDMLLMRKIEEKTGQLYIQQKFGGFCHLYIGQEAVVAGTVSATQEGDKHITAYRDHAHPIALGVHPKYMMAELYGKTTGMSKGKGGSMHMFHKDTGLMGGHGIVGAQIAMGAGIAFAEQYKNTGKICITSMGDGAVRQGILHETFNMAMNWKLPVVFVIENNNYAMGTSVDRTTNVKDLSVIGASYEMPSKSVDGMKVTEVHDAMAWAAEHARSGKGPVLLDIKTYRYKGHSMSDPQKYRTKEEVNQYKEQDPILFVKDILTSNKLITEEQLSEITDRVKATVEESVKFAEESPDPVASELYEDVYVEDNYPYMMDNKF
- a CDS encoding cytidine deaminase, which translates into the protein MRNKIKHISEIEEFDHLDELSNKQQLLVSKASAALVSSYSPYSGFSVGAAVELSDGTIVIGSNQENIAYPSGLCAERVALFSAGTNFPDQEIKSIAIVAKSIHGNVTDPVTPCGACRQVMIEFESKQSNPISVIMMGNEGKIWVSESVNNLIPFYFSSPHVGRIK
- the porV gene encoding type IX secretion system outer membrane channel protein PorV, with protein sequence MNSKKIVFILSAVLISCYSVETFGQDQRQNPITTAVPFLTINPDARHGALGSAGAATSPDVYDNYHNPAKLSFIEEDAVLGLSYTPWLSTLVPGISLSYLTGVKKIDKMSAIGGSLRYFTLGEIQFTDEFGNPTISHQPNEFALDGAYSRKLSERFSMSISLRFIYSNLTGGQSVGGADTKAGLAVASDIFSYYQNDDISVGDKDATLTFGMGISNIGNKMAYSDINQQDFLPQNFKFGSGLTIHLDDYNDFAIVFDMNKLLVPTPPIYGKVGSTNQIVAGKDPNRSPANAIFSSWSDAPGEPLKDNSGNYILNADGMAEIESGSVLNEELRELYFGFGMEYWYNKVFAARMGYFAEHDTKGNRKYLSFGVGLKYNVFAMDIAYLVPFYIGSQVSYGQSPLANTLQFTMSFAFNKNKSSGNSDSSSSTDSF
- the porU gene encoding type IX secretion system sortase PorU, producing the protein MRKILLNFLILFVAASAFGQLSTIDRSLNKRVDINWLNPITFKDFDESDITLLQFDHATFNFPYDSLPLFSKTIFLPSSANNAQVNINIESSEPLSFEEQSALLNKNIPYKVESKSQVTWYRKKPIVTISFNPLYKNPATGEIYKVTSFSYDITPTNERSSTAAQMNFKVNSVLRYGDWVKVGVTQDGIYQITYSELQSLGINVTDLKSDQIRVFGNGGGHLPFNNSKPRLDDLEENAIEVVDGGDGIINSGDYILFYGQDPHRWKYVNNRFNHVVHLFSDTTYYFITRDYEIGQPKRIAKQNVTASPDLTVNSFTDFQYHEVDLLNFVKSGRNWYGEAFAFNKDQSFSFSFPNAIGSTAEIKSNMAFRVIGRASTFAFSVGGTNILNISHPGVSGGYYADYAAIVAGRNNFNVPSDNFDVRIQFSDQSTSANGWLDYIEIICDRQLTMVGNQMPFRNIQSQSANIIQYNMTGLNGHRIWNVTKPTEVNEVTVTANSFKASGGQINEFVAFSNSNFLKVKNFGKVANQDLHSIQSADYVIVTHPDFISQANQLANFHRNNSNLNTVVVTTQQLYNEFSSGSQDITAIKSFNKMLYDRAGNDPSKMLKYVLLLGDASYDYKNRLPGNTNFVPAYQSWNSHSPLGSYVSDDYVGFLDDNESDQLSSTLDIGIGRIMVNNTTQAQDVINKTIHYMSSPSCMRPWRNRLTFIGDDEDGNVHMKQSDFLATKIDTTYPNYNINKIYLDAYQQVSNAGGSTYPDVNIAIDKATEKGSKIINYVGHGGELGLAHERILGLTQIKGYQNLDALALYVTATCEFSRFDDPERTSAGEFTLLNPEGAAMGLLTTTRLVYSSPNFELTQKFFAVAFEKVDGEWPRLGDLLRISKVGGSNINYRNFSLLGDPAAQMSYPEHVVQSTSVPDTIKSLQKVTISGIVTDQFGQKLENFNGVVYPTIYSQRKKQSTLNNDGHGVMVFETQNNALFNGKASVKNGNFEFSFIVPKDIDFKYGAGKISYYAENGITDATGSDETFQIGGRDGNPDADKVGPTINLWMNDESFVMGGMTDENPMIYAKVFDENGINTVGNGIGHDIVAIIDNNTANSLILNDYYESDLNSYQRGTISYNLNNLSEGKHTLRLKVWDVYNNSSEAEIEFYVSKSATFNIDHVLNYPNPFTTNTDFYFDHNALGQQLDVRIQIFTISGKLVKTIDHIEQGDSYRVGPINWDGRDEYGDRIGKGTYVYKVKVTNSFGQTVEKFEKIVIL
- a CDS encoding type IX secretion system membrane protein PorP/SprF; translation: MLKNKTLHITLALLLVFGLVSRSFAQDPQFSQFYANPLYTNPAFAGSEICPRVVLNYRNQWPKLPGGFTTYSLSADQYVDFLKGGLGLQIYQDNAGNNTIKTFNVSLSYAYTLEINRDLSLKFGAQGAYWQKSLEWDQLTFGDMIDPRYGFVYSTNEPFGDESVNAPDFSAGMLLYSHDWFIGGSVHHLAQPVESFFGLNDAVLYRKYTFQAGATFAIDKRHPDEGSISPNVIYMQQGESQQFNMGMYGRMSVFTVGFWYRFNTLNSDAMIILVGLQNDDFKFGYSYDITVSKLNNSTGGAHELSLGLKLKCHKKKRRLRKLPCPTW